One genomic region from Acidobacteriota bacterium encodes:
- a CDS encoding response regulator has protein sequence MKTKGTILVVDDEEYVRDSLARILERNGYQVRSAADPRELEEDDSLQGLDGVITDLRMPGMDGIELTRSLCKRAPGLPVVVLTAYADVPSAVECMKSGACDFLQKPADPEKVLLVVQRALQESGMRRELAYLRSGAGASDRRREPLGVSRGWKQVLEVVRAAAPSDSSVLLLGESGVGKDEVSRLIHRLSHRAQRPFVR, from the coding sequence ATGAAGACTAAAGGAACCATTCTGGTTGTAGACGACGAAGAGTACGTACGAGACTCTCTGGCCCGCATCCTGGAGCGCAACGGTTACCAGGTGCGCAGCGCCGCCGACCCCAGGGAACTGGAGGAGGACGATTCCCTGCAGGGCCTGGACGGAGTCATCACCGACCTGCGCATGCCGGGCATGGACGGGATCGAATTGACCCGCTCCTTGTGCAAGCGCGCGCCCGGCCTCCCGGTCGTGGTGCTGACGGCCTACGCCGACGTGCCCTCGGCGGTGGAGTGCATGAAGTCGGGTGCCTGCGATTTTCTGCAGAAGCCTGCCGATCCTGAGAAGGTGCTGCTGGTGGTGCAACGGGCCTTGCAGGAGAGCGGCATGCGGCGCGAGCTGGCTTACCTGCGCTCGGGAGCGGGAGCCTCCGACCGCCGACGAGAACCCCTGGGCGTCAGCCGGGGCTGGAAACAAGTGCTTGAAGTAGTGCGGGCGGCGGCTCCCAGCGATTCCAGCGTCCTTCTGCTGGGCGAATCGGGGGTGGGCAAGGACGAAGTGTCGCGCCTGATTCACCGCCTCAGCCATCGCGCCCAGCGGCCCTTCGTGCG